Proteins co-encoded in one Leucobacter exalbidus genomic window:
- a CDS encoding ABC transporter permease: protein MTDQTVTGGIAAGSAPGAGGGTPRRRIPSNWRTLLLFVPAFVIVTLFFLAPLIDVFIRSITDPKLGLQNYEWLFTTDANIAVIVRTFGTAFIVTFVCLLLAYPYAYLMTIVGDRARNALQLFIMMPLWTSILVRTLAWMVLLQDTGPINGLLAAWFGIGPIPLIRTTFGVALGMSQVLLPFMVLPLYSSMSKIDKRLLPAAANLGAGPITRFFTVYLPLSRPGIFSGGVTVFILGLGFYIIPALLGSSKESMISALIQQQISVFLMWGQGTALGIFLLVCTILILVIVSRFNKNGSLFPGVDK from the coding sequence ATGACTGACCAGACCGTCACCGGGGGCATTGCCGCAGGCAGTGCCCCCGGTGCGGGCGGCGGCACACCACGCAGGCGCATCCCAAGCAATTGGCGCACGCTTCTGCTCTTCGTGCCGGCGTTCGTCATTGTTACGCTGTTCTTCCTCGCCCCGCTGATCGACGTGTTCATCAGGTCGATCACTGACCCCAAGCTCGGCCTACAAAACTACGAGTGGCTGTTCACCACCGACGCAAACATCGCCGTGATCGTGCGCACCTTTGGCACCGCGTTCATCGTCACCTTCGTGTGCCTGCTGCTAGCCTACCCCTACGCGTACCTGATGACCATCGTCGGCGACCGCGCCCGCAACGCCCTGCAGCTGTTCATCATGATGCCGCTGTGGACCTCGATTCTGGTGCGCACCCTCGCCTGGATGGTGCTGCTGCAAGACACCGGCCCCATCAACGGGCTGCTCGCCGCATGGTTTGGGATCGGCCCCATCCCGCTGATTCGCACCACCTTCGGTGTGGCGCTGGGCATGAGCCAGGTGCTGCTGCCGTTTATGGTGTTGCCGCTCTACTCATCGATGTCGAAGATCGATAAGCGGCTGCTGCCGGCCGCCGCAAACCTCGGCGCCGGCCCCATCACCCGCTTCTTCACGGTGTACCTGCCGCTGTCGCGCCCCGGAATCTTCTCGGGCGGCGTGACCGTGTTCATTCTCGGTCTCGGTTTCTACATCATTCCCGCGCTGCTTGGCTCGTCGAAGGAGAGCATGATCTCGGCGCTCATTCAGCAGCAGATCAGCGTGTTCTTGATGTGGGGCCAGGGCACCGCCCTGGGGATCTTCCTGCTCGTGTGCACGATTCTGATTCTGGTGATCGTGTCGCGGTTCAATAAGAACGGCAGCCTATTTCCGGGGGTGGACAAGTGA
- a CDS encoding phospho-sugar mutase has product MTSAELDQRIAAAEAWAVADIDPASRHATRSLIARAREGQHSAITEIIDAFSGRLTFGTAGLRGKVGPGPRRMNRVVISQTSAGFAQFLIEREQRSGSLQLDPPSVVIGYDGRTGSAVFARDAAEVMAGAGVRVFLLPEAGPTPLTAFAVRHLQVSAGVMITASHNPPADNGYKVFLGGPDEGAQIIPPTDDAIAQHIDRASQVAPTTIARAHDYVTLGEGVANAYVAETASAVLRGLPADPKRPGRALGDETDLKVVYTAMHGVGSEIARRVFRSAALPSVIVVAEQDRPDPKFPSLEFPNPEEPGSLDLAFRIAGDLDADLVVANDPDADRVAIAVKAPARQPARAPRGYRQRPRVASQQFRRLTGNELGLLLGWRAAEREHARAKIAGTEPRGTLASTNVSSPALRAVAEAYNLDYTETLSGFKWVSRVPRLIFGFEEAIGYLTHPGHVRDKDGISAAADAIAMVRELKAEGRTVWDLLDDASELFGHFASSQVTLRLPSMDVATELSARVRTTPPTQFGDTRITRARDLMNPGEATVPANVLRYDLADGSRVMVRPSGTEPKLKVYLDTFAGDGTAAERRGQAEATLAQLEAAVRGYFDGLQLSA; this is encoded by the coding sequence ATGACTTCTGCAGAACTGGACCAGCGCATAGCTGCAGCTGAGGCGTGGGCTGTGGCCGACATCGACCCCGCGTCTCGCCACGCCACCCGTTCACTCATCGCGCGCGCCCGCGAGGGCCAGCACAGCGCCATCACCGAAATCATCGACGCGTTCTCGGGGCGCCTCACGTTTGGCACCGCCGGGCTGCGCGGCAAGGTGGGCCCCGGCCCCCGCCGCATGAACCGCGTCGTGATCTCGCAAACGAGCGCTGGCTTCGCCCAGTTTCTGATCGAGCGCGAACAGCGATCGGGCTCGCTGCAGCTCGATCCGCCCTCGGTGGTCATTGGGTACGATGGCCGCACCGGATCAGCGGTCTTCGCCCGCGACGCCGCCGAGGTCATGGCCGGCGCCGGGGTGCGCGTCTTCCTGCTGCCCGAGGCAGGCCCCACCCCGTTGACCGCGTTTGCGGTGCGGCACCTGCAGGTGTCGGCGGGCGTGATGATCACGGCCAGCCACAATCCCCCGGCAGATAACGGGTACAAGGTGTTTTTGGGTGGCCCCGATGAGGGCGCCCAGATCATCCCGCCCACCGATGATGCGATCGCCCAGCACATCGACCGCGCCTCGCAGGTCGCCCCCACCACCATTGCGCGCGCCCACGACTACGTCACCCTCGGCGAGGGCGTCGCCAACGCCTACGTGGCCGAAACCGCGTCTGCGGTGCTGCGCGGGCTGCCGGCTGACCCCAAGCGCCCGGGCCGGGCACTCGGCGATGAGACCGACCTGAAGGTCGTCTACACCGCCATGCACGGCGTCGGTTCTGAGATTGCCAGGCGCGTGTTTCGCTCGGCGGCTCTGCCCAGCGTCATCGTCGTCGCCGAACAAGACCGGCCCGACCCCAAGTTTCCGTCGCTCGAGTTTCCCAACCCCGAAGAGCCCGGCTCGCTCGATCTCGCGTTTCGTATCGCGGGCGACCTTGATGCCGATCTTGTCGTCGCCAACGACCCCGATGCCGACCGCGTCGCGATCGCGGTGAAGGCGCCGGCCAGGCAACCCGCACGGGCCCCGCGCGGGTATCGGCAGCGCCCCCGCGTCGCGTCGCAGCAGTTTCGTCGGCTCACCGGCAACGAGCTCGGGCTGCTGTTGGGGTGGCGTGCGGCCGAGCGCGAGCATGCCCGCGCCAAGATCGCCGGCACCGAGCCGCGCGGCACGCTCGCCTCGACCAATGTGTCGTCGCCCGCGCTGCGCGCGGTCGCCGAGGCGTACAACCTTGACTACACCGAAACGCTTTCGGGCTTCAAGTGGGTGTCGCGGGTGCCACGCCTGATCTTCGGTTTCGAAGAGGCGATCGGGTATCTCACGCACCCCGGCCACGTTCGCGACAAAGATGGTATCTCGGCCGCGGCCGACGCCATCGCCATGGTGCGCGAGCTCAAGGCCGAGGGTCGCACCGTATGGGATCTGCTCGATGATGCGAGCGAACTGTTTGGTCACTTCGCGAGCAGCCAGGTCACCCTGCGACTGCCCTCCATGGATGTGGCGACCGAGCTGTCGGCGCGCGTGCGCACGACGCCGCCCACCCAGTTTGGTGACACCCGCATCACGCGGGCCCGCGACCTGATGAACCCGGGTGAGGCTACCGTGCCGGCGAATGTGCTGCGTTACGACCTCGCCGACGGCAGCCGCGTGATGGTGCGCCCCAGCGGCACCGAGCCCAAGCTCAAGGTGTACCTCGATACCTTCGCCGGCGACGGCACCGCCGCCGAGCGGCGCGGCCAGGCAGAGGCCACGCTCGCCCAGCTCGAGGCCGCCGTGCGCGGCTACTTCGACGGGCTTCAGCTCTCGGCGTGA
- a CDS encoding MFS transporter, with protein sequence MSSSVNTSPTPAANAPRNKPSRVVLASLIGTTIEFYDFYVYATAAVLVFPHLFFPTGNETTALLASFATFGAAMLARPVGAIFFGHLGDRVGRKTTLVASLLTMGIATFLIGLLPTHAQIGPWAAVLLLLMRLVQGFAIGGEWSGAALVATENAPKGKRAWYGTFPQLGAPIGFIIANMLFYVINLSLAHPDEPGVASDAFLSWGWRIPFLFSAVMVIVGLWVRLKLVESSAFENTKEAGKVSKMPIAVAFKLHWPALIRGTFAMLATYVLFYLMTSFTLTFGTRPGLEAAETLAKATGGSFDAAAYVPGLGYSYNDFILMLVFGVVFFGIFTLVSGPLADRFGRRKTLIWVTIAIALFGFLFAPMLLSGHALVLFFLALGFTLMGLTFGPMGAFLPEMFPTNVRYTGSAVAYNVSSILGAALAPIIAVWLWAMADGSPAYVGYYLTGAAVLTLISLILTPETKDVDMEA encoded by the coding sequence TTGTCTTCCTCTGTTAATACATCGCCCACTCCCGCAGCAAACGCGCCCCGCAATAAGCCCTCGCGCGTTGTGCTTGCGAGCCTCATTGGCACGACCATTGAGTTCTACGACTTCTACGTCTACGCAACTGCGGCCGTACTTGTCTTCCCCCACCTCTTCTTCCCCACCGGCAACGAGACCACGGCGCTGCTTGCCTCGTTCGCAACGTTTGGCGCGGCAATGCTGGCCCGCCCGGTGGGTGCCATCTTCTTTGGCCACCTGGGTGACCGTGTCGGGCGCAAGACCACGCTCGTTGCTTCGCTGCTCACCATGGGTATCGCGACCTTCTTGATTGGCTTGCTGCCCACGCACGCGCAGATCGGCCCCTGGGCCGCGGTACTCCTGCTGCTGATGCGCCTCGTGCAGGGCTTTGCCATCGGCGGCGAGTGGTCGGGTGCGGCCCTCGTGGCCACCGAGAACGCCCCCAAGGGCAAGCGTGCCTGGTATGGCACCTTCCCGCAGCTCGGCGCCCCCATCGGATTCATCATCGCGAACATGCTGTTCTACGTGATCAACCTCAGCCTCGCGCACCCCGACGAGCCCGGTGTCGCGTCTGACGCGTTCCTGTCGTGGGGCTGGCGCATCCCGTTCTTGTTCTCTGCCGTGATGGTCATCGTTGGCCTGTGGGTACGCCTCAAGCTCGTCGAGTCGAGCGCGTTTGAGAACACAAAGGAGGCCGGCAAGGTCTCGAAGATGCCCATCGCTGTGGCGTTCAAGCTGCACTGGCCCGCCCTGATTCGTGGCACCTTCGCAATGCTCGCCACCTACGTGCTGTTCTACCTGATGACGTCGTTCACGCTGACCTTCGGTACGCGCCCCGGCCTCGAGGCCGCTGAGACGCTCGCGAAGGCCACCGGCGGATCATTCGATGCCGCAGCCTACGTTCCTGGCCTCGGCTACTCGTACAACGACTTCATTTTGATGCTCGTGTTCGGTGTCGTGTTCTTCGGTATCTTCACGCTCGTCTCGGGCCCGCTGGCTGACCGCTTTGGCCGCCGCAAGACGCTCATCTGGGTGACGATCGCGATCGCCCTGTTTGGCTTCTTGTTTGCCCCGATGCTGCTGAGCGGTCACGCACTCGTGCTGTTCTTCCTCGCGCTCGGCTTCACGCTGATGGGTCTCACGTTTGGCCCGATGGGCGCGTTCTTGCCCGAGATGTTCCCCACGAACGTGCGGTACACGGGTTCTGCTGTGGCCTACAACGTGTCGTCGATTCTGGGTGCCGCGCTCGCCCCGATCATCGCGGTGTGGCTGTGGGCCATGGCCGATGGCAGCCCCGCCTACGTCGGCTACTACCTCACGGGTGCCGCGGTACTCACGCTGATCTCGCTGATCTTGACGCCCGAAACGAAGGACGTCGATATGGAGGCGTAA
- a CDS encoding helix-turn-helix domain-containing protein, with protein sequence MTFTVRSLLDLAAVRTISLTPAAGEAREITWTHVCELAEPWKWLGPGALVLTTGGGVPTTTDAQCEYIAGLHDAGIAALVVHAGQLQAPLTRPTLAFAAQLGFAVLETASDVPFIAVETAVANGVKQQAELRAHATERLYAALDQHPVNAPIDALLLELAQVLGGSLQLERAQAVSDFDPDPAAPPAPGRLALPLAGAVHAGAAGRHSPSLVWTGPGVAPRELLQHAAGIVGSALAVKLASHRAEWMHGSLLLADLCDATVPSAPAAHLVAAYGIEPPYVLAVAPGDDPRSLLDEVHAGFAELSVPVLATVKDGQVLLLAREGSECDRAFDALAGETTRIGVSATFSDFDGVSAALGQACSAVIRNHQSGYVLRFEEHATTSLFLPQGTDQLRNIARQVLGPLTTYDQQRGTSLTHTLQVFLEENRSWVRASERLYVHRQTLIARVSRIEKIIDRDLSSMEDAAECWLAVQAAIGCGDLTPSSAQGEAVDDTAGLVAGADTAI encoded by the coding sequence ATGACCTTCACCGTGCGGTCGCTGCTCGATCTGGCTGCGGTGCGCACGATCTCACTCACGCCCGCGGCTGGCGAAGCGCGCGAAATCACCTGGACCCACGTGTGCGAGCTGGCCGAGCCATGGAAGTGGCTGGGGCCCGGAGCCCTCGTGCTCACCACCGGCGGCGGCGTGCCCACGACCACCGATGCGCAGTGCGAATACATTGCTGGGCTGCACGATGCGGGCATCGCGGCGCTCGTGGTGCACGCGGGCCAGCTGCAGGCGCCCCTCACCCGCCCCACTCTCGCGTTCGCCGCGCAGCTCGGCTTTGCCGTGCTCGAAACGGCGAGCGATGTGCCGTTCATCGCGGTCGAAACGGCGGTCGCGAACGGCGTCAAACAGCAGGCTGAGCTGCGGGCGCACGCCACCGAACGGCTCTACGCGGCGCTCGATCAGCACCCGGTCAACGCCCCCATCGACGCCCTGCTGCTCGAACTCGCGCAGGTGCTCGGCGGCTCACTGCAGCTGGAGCGTGCGCAGGCAGTGAGCGATTTTGATCCGGATCCCGCCGCGCCGCCCGCCCCCGGCCGCCTCGCGCTGCCGCTCGCCGGGGCCGTGCACGCCGGGGCGGCGGGGCGGCACTCCCCCAGCCTGGTGTGGACGGGCCCGGGCGTCGCCCCGCGCGAGCTGCTGCAGCACGCCGCGGGCATCGTCGGCAGCGCCCTCGCAGTGAAGCTCGCCTCGCACCGCGCCGAGTGGATGCACGGGTCGCTGCTGCTCGCAGATCTTTGCGATGCGACCGTGCCGTCGGCGCCCGCCGCGCACCTCGTGGCCGCGTATGGCATCGAGCCGCCATATGTGTTGGCGGTGGCGCCCGGCGATGACCCCCGCAGCCTGCTCGACGAGGTGCACGCCGGGTTCGCTGAGCTCAGCGTGCCGGTGCTCGCCACCGTGAAAGACGGGCAGGTGCTGCTGCTCGCGCGCGAGGGCAGCGAGTGCGATCGCGCGTTCGACGCGCTCGCGGGCGAGACCACCCGCATCGGCGTCAGCGCCACCTTCAGCGACTTCGACGGGGTATCGGCCGCGCTGGGGCAGGCCTGCAGCGCCGTGATTCGCAACCACCAGTCGGGGTATGTGCTCAGGTTCGAAGAGCACGCGACCACGTCACTGTTCTTGCCGCAGGGCACCGACCAGCTGCGCAACATTGCGCGGCAGGTGCTCGGCCCGCTCACCACCTACGATCAACAGCGGGGCACCTCACTCACCCACACGCTGCAGGTGTTTTTGGAGGAAAACCGCAGCTGGGTGCGCGCGTCAGAGCGGCTCTACGTGCACCGACAGACGCTGATCGCGCGGGTGTCACGCATTGAAAAAATTATCGACCGCGATCTCTCTTCGATGGAGGATGCGGCCGAGTGCTGGCTGGCCGTTCAGGCCGCCATTGGGTGCGGCGACCTCACCCCCAGCTCGGCTCAGGGTGAGGCCGTCGACGATACTGCTGGGTTAGTCGCGGGGGCAGACACAGCGATCTGA
- a CDS encoding flavin monoamine oxidase family protein, translated as MHERTVLPCSRRSAPTIGLTAGDCAHRSPGAPAVLHGAHRLFKEEHMRVIVVGAGLAGLTAAWQLSKAGHDCTVLEARDRVGGRTWSTQLPGGEWTERGGEYVFPTEFAIRQLAAEVGVPILTHGVRYGRRTVNGRIISFDELGETSAHVERTLATMLQDGEQQVSLERAFAEALGEGYRLDPVYRRTTTSAAADPTLISAEAVLLHESATAGGYVEDGGRFVGGNQSLSIELARRLGDRVRLEHPISGVDQSAVGVQVRLTDGSTLEADAAVIAVPLPLLRRLELGFSLTPAQQLALDHRFMGVAAKLGVPLAKVDGDIALQNPDHTWWSWRSMSIDGEHRINALSCFAGGPFALDALDVTQGSATWVEALRTMRPELEIAGEPLLTTWADDPWARGSYSAPGLDWAAADATAFTVPAGRVAIAGEHTGLEQSLSGAVASGYRAATALAPLLAS; from the coding sequence GTGCACGAACGTACGGTACTCCCGTGTTCTCGCCGTTCTGCTCCTACGATAGGACTAACCGCTGGCGACTGCGCACACCGGTCGCCTGGGGCGCCCGCGGTCTTGCACGGGGCGCACCGCTTGTTCAAGGAGGAACACATGAGGGTAATTGTTGTTGGCGCGGGCCTGGCCGGGCTCACCGCGGCATGGCAGCTCAGCAAGGCCGGGCACGACTGCACCGTGCTCGAGGCGCGTGACCGCGTGGGCGGCCGCACCTGGTCGACACAGCTGCCCGGCGGGGAGTGGACCGAACGCGGCGGCGAGTATGTGTTTCCCACCGAGTTTGCGATTCGGCAGCTCGCGGCCGAGGTCGGGGTGCCCATCCTCACGCACGGTGTGCGGTACGGTCGGCGCACCGTCAACGGCCGCATCATCTCGTTTGACGAGCTGGGCGAAACGAGCGCGCACGTCGAACGCACGCTCGCGACGATGCTGCAAGACGGCGAACAGCAGGTATCGCTCGAGCGCGCCTTCGCCGAGGCGCTCGGTGAGGGGTACCGGCTCGATCCCGTATATCGCCGCACCACCACGTCGGCCGCGGCCGACCCCACGCTGATCAGCGCCGAGGCCGTGCTGCTGCATGAGTCGGCCACCGCGGGCGGCTACGTCGAAGACGGCGGCCGGTTTGTAGGCGGCAACCAGTCATTGTCGATCGAGCTGGCGCGCAGGCTCGGCGACCGGGTACGCCTCGAGCACCCGATCTCGGGCGTTGACCAGTCGGCGGTGGGCGTGCAGGTGCGTCTCACCGACGGCTCGACCCTCGAAGCCGACGCCGCGGTGATCGCGGTGCCACTGCCGCTGCTGCGCCGCCTCGAGCTCGGATTCTCACTCACCCCCGCACAGCAGCTCGCCCTCGACCACCGGTTCATGGGCGTCGCCGCGAAGCTCGGGGTGCCGCTCGCGAAGGTTGACGGCGATATCGCGCTACAAAACCCCGATCACACGTGGTGGTCGTGGCGCTCCATGTCGATCGACGGCGAGCACCGCATCAACGCCCTATCGTGCTTCGCGGGCGGCCCCTTCGCCCTCGATGCCCTCGATGTCACGCAGGGCTCGGCCACCTGGGTCGAAGCGCTGCGCACGATGCGCCCCGAGCTTGAAATCGCTGGCGAACCGCTGCTCACCACCTGGGCCGATGACCCGTGGGCGCGCGGCTCATACTCGGCGCCCGGCCTCGACTGGGCGGCCGCCGACGCCACCGCGTTCACGGTGCCCGCGGGCCGCGTCGCCATCGCGGGCGAACACACGGGGCTCGAGCAGTCACTCTCGGGTGCCGTCGCCTCGGGCTACCGCGCGGCTACCGCACTCGCGCCGCTGCTGGCATCATGA
- a CDS encoding extracellular solute-binding protein: MFKLKPRSARRGTAIVAGAAALALTLIGCSGGGSTEPIPERDLGTPVAGEVKAGAFDGTTLTFAGSGGIFQDGQTEALWNPFAEASGATFNQDAFDAGKLKAMVDAGNVSWDIVNTTQFDTARGCGTLFEEYDYSQIDVSKIPEGTITDKCMVPQIMYGLVVAYNTDEFGDNPPTSAADFFDTKKFPGKRTVSQSTYVDPQTVEFALAAQGKDVANLSPDDIEGAFDLYKGLGDDVIGWTTGAQAQQQLESGEAVMGLVWSGRGYGAAAAGAPVAPMWDEWMIMVDSNGIPKGVKDKQAAFAAVNYSIGAEQQAKMTELTSYGGVNVDSKPKLDETLSTWMTTEHLDTGIAPNVDFWVENYDALSAAWAGWATGS, translated from the coding sequence ATGTTCAAACTGAAACCACGCAGTGCCAGGCGCGGCACCGCAATCGTCGCCGGCGCGGCAGCTCTCGCGCTGACGCTGATCGGCTGCAGCGGCGGCGGATCCACCGAACCCATTCCCGAGCGCGACCTGGGCACCCCGGTCGCCGGTGAAGTGAAGGCCGGCGCATTCGACGGCACCACGCTCACCTTCGCCGGCTCAGGCGGCATTTTCCAGGACGGCCAGACCGAGGCGCTGTGGAACCCCTTCGCCGAGGCCTCGGGCGCCACCTTCAACCAAGACGCGTTTGACGCGGGCAAGCTCAAGGCCATGGTCGACGCCGGTAACGTGAGCTGGGACATCGTGAACACGACCCAGTTCGACACGGCGCGCGGCTGCGGCACCCTCTTCGAAGAGTACGACTACTCGCAGATCGATGTCTCGAAGATTCCCGAGGGCACGATCACCGATAAGTGCATGGTGCCCCAGATCATGTACGGCCTCGTCGTGGCCTACAACACCGACGAATTTGGCGACAACCCACCCACGAGCGCCGCCGACTTCTTCGACACGAAGAAGTTCCCCGGCAAGCGCACGGTCAGCCAGTCGACCTACGTCGACCCGCAGACCGTCGAGTTCGCGCTCGCCGCACAGGGCAAGGATGTTGCAAACCTCAGCCCCGACGACATTGAGGGTGCCTTCGACCTCTACAAGGGGCTCGGCGATGACGTGATCGGTTGGACCACCGGTGCACAGGCACAGCAGCAGCTCGAATCGGGCGAAGCCGTGATGGGCCTCGTGTGGTCGGGCCGTGGCTACGGCGCCGCCGCCGCTGGTGCCCCCGTCGCCCCCATGTGGGACGAGTGGATGATCATGGTCGACTCGAACGGCATCCCCAAGGGTGTCAAAGACAAGCAGGCCGCGTTCGCCGCGGTGAACTACTCCATCGGTGCCGAGCAGCAGGCCAAGATGACCGAGCTCACCTCATACGGTGGGGTAAACGTCGACTCGAAGCCCAAGCTCGATGAGACACTCTCGACGTGGATGACCACCGAGCACCTCGACACGGGCATCGCGCCCAACGTCGACTTCTGGGTCGAAAACTACGACGCACTCTCGGCGGCATGGGCCGGTTGGGCGACGGGCAGCTAA
- a CDS encoding ABC transporter permease, whose amino-acid sequence MTTKRLLTAFAVLIIMWLIVPTLVIVPMSFNEAPSFNFPPKGFSLRWYENFFTDPNWLKALFSSLQVAVLTMFVATAVGVLASLGLSKVKFRGKGLLEGYFLLPLIVPGIVLAVGLYSLFLRMDLLGTLPGFVLAHTIVSMPLVITNVMASLQGLDPRLEQASSSLGAGKVRTFFSITLPLIAPGVMAGALFAFVTSFDEVILSLFIQSPTLQTLPVKIFNSVTQTNDPTVAAVAVITMLTSVIVMLVAQFATRKRKRPVAA is encoded by the coding sequence GTGACCACCAAGCGTCTACTCACCGCCTTCGCGGTGCTCATCATCATGTGGCTGATCGTGCCGACCCTGGTGATCGTGCCGATGTCGTTCAACGAGGCCCCCTCGTTCAACTTTCCCCCCAAGGGCTTCTCGCTGCGCTGGTACGAGAACTTCTTTACCGACCCGAACTGGCTGAAGGCGCTGTTCTCGTCACTGCAGGTCGCGGTGCTCACCATGTTTGTGGCAACCGCCGTGGGCGTGCTCGCCTCGCTCGGCCTGTCAAAGGTGAAGTTTCGCGGCAAGGGGCTGCTCGAGGGCTACTTCCTGCTGCCGCTGATCGTGCCGGGCATTGTGCTCGCCGTCGGCCTCTACTCGCTCTTTTTGCGCATGGACCTGCTGGGCACCCTGCCCGGTTTCGTGCTCGCGCACACGATCGTGTCGATGCCGCTGGTGATCACCAACGTGATGGCCTCGCTGCAGGGGCTTGATCCGCGTCTCGAACAGGCCTCATCGAGCCTCGGGGCGGGTAAGGTACGTACGTTCTTCAGCATCACGCTGCCGCTCATCGCGCCGGGCGTGATGGCGGGCGCCCTGTTCGCGTTCGTGACCTCGTTCGATGAGGTCATCTTGTCGCTGTTCATTCAGAGCCCCACCCTGCAGACGCTGCCCGTGAAGATCTTCAACAGCGTCACCCAAACCAATGACCCGACGGTGGCGGCCGTGGCAGTCATCACGATGCTCACCTCGGTGATCGTGATGCTCGTCGCCCAGTTCGCCACACGCAAGAGAAAGCGACCGGTAGCAGCGTGA
- a CDS encoding ABC transporter ATP-binding protein: MTHNEIPVPEGHEQELRAEGLNTTAIHAIGEAGISLNQVTKRYGDKAVVDQIDLTIEPGEFMTFLGPSGSGKTTTLNMIAGFTQVTEGMLHIYGKPVAKLPPHKRDIGMVFQNYALFPHKTVAENIAYPLQRRKLSKQVQAEKVAKALDMVRMGEFGDRFPSELSGGQQQRVALARALVYEPRVLLMDEPLGALDKKLRDWLQNEIKRIHREVGSTFVYVTHDQEEALSMSDRIAVFNNGKIEQVGTSEDLYEAPQTLFVGRFLGESTVLLGKGTAVGERHTAIDVAGHRVLADGQSAHEDLAILIRPENLRLELAGTEATAEQNAVPVTILDVTYLGASRRYTVRLPDGSEGAVRLGQDARIHNRGDNVVMVWEVPSGVLLVDTGEAGESAT; the protein is encoded by the coding sequence ATGACTCACAACGAGATTCCGGTGCCCGAGGGGCACGAGCAAGAGCTGCGCGCGGAGGGCCTGAACACCACGGCCATCCACGCGATCGGCGAGGCCGGAATCAGCCTCAATCAGGTCACGAAGCGCTACGGCGATAAGGCCGTGGTCGACCAGATCGATCTGACGATCGAACCGGGTGAATTTATGACCTTCCTGGGTCCATCCGGATCGGGCAAGACCACCACCCTCAACATGATCGCCGGGTTCACCCAGGTCACCGAAGGCATGCTGCACATCTACGGCAAGCCCGTCGCGAAGCTGCCCCCGCACAAGCGCGACATCGGCATGGTGTTTCAGAACTATGCCCTGTTTCCCCACAAGACGGTGGCCGAAAACATCGCCTACCCGCTGCAGCGGCGCAAGCTGAGCAAGCAGGTGCAGGCCGAGAAGGTGGCCAAGGCGCTCGACATGGTGCGCATGGGCGAGTTCGGTGATCGGTTCCCATCAGAGCTGTCGGGCGGCCAGCAGCAGCGCGTCGCGCTTGCCCGCGCGCTCGTCTATGAGCCGCGCGTGCTGCTGATGGATGAGCCGCTGGGCGCGCTCGATAAGAAACTGCGCGACTGGTTGCAGAACGAGATCAAGCGCATTCACCGCGAGGTCGGGTCGACGTTCGTCTACGTCACCCACGACCAAGAAGAAGCGCTGTCGATGTCTGATCGCATCGCGGTGTTTAACAACGGCAAGATCGAACAGGTGGGCACCTCTGAAGATCTCTACGAGGCCCCGCAGACCCTATTCGTGGGTCGGTTCCTCGGCGAATCAACGGTGCTGCTGGGCAAGGGCACCGCGGTTGGTGAACGCCACACCGCGATCGATGTGGCCGGTCACCGGGTGCTCGCCGACGGCCAGAGCGCGCATGAGGATCTCGCGATTTTGATCCGGCCCGAGAATCTGCGCCTCGAGCTGGCAGGCACCGAGGCCACCGCCGAACAGAACGCGGTGCCCGTCACCATTCTCGACGTCACCTACCTGGGGGCGTCGCGGCGGTACACGGTGCGGCTGCCCGATGGATCTGAGGGCGCGGTGCGGCTTGGCCAAGACGCGCGCATTCACAACCGCGGCGACAATGTTGTGATGGTGTGGGAAGTGCCCTCGGGCGTCTTGCTCGTCGACACCGGGGAAGCCGGCGAATCGGCAACGTAA